One window of Streptococcus suis genomic DNA carries:
- a CDS encoding amidase, translating into MEWMDATAQAQAVNGGQVSAKELVQEAIEKIEVLNPQFNAVVYTQYDQALAEAEEQDFLGKPFAGVPLLLKDLGQNEKGHPSSAGSRLFQGYSVGHTDSYVQALKDLGFIILGRTNTPEFGFKNISDALVHGPVNLPSDVKRNAGGSSGGAAAAMASGMVSIAAASDGGGSIRIPASFNSLIGLKPSRGRIPVGPKSFRGWQGASSNFALTKSVRDTKRLLYHFQTYQVEAPFPLATLSEESIFSSLNCPLKIAFTSQSPIGSKVSLEAQTAVLQLVDHLLGMGHQVEELQRQPLDGSEVMQSYYIMNSVETAQMFDEIEAAFGRPMTLDDMEPMTWAIYQSGQTIPAKLYSKVLQDWDRYSAIMQEFHQTYDILLTPTVADVAPLHGQFQPSVDLETRLKQTQEYSMAAQQDLIWEMFADSLALTPFTQQANITGQPSISLPTHVTKEGLPIGVQLTAAKGREDILLQLAQDLEDAHLFRM; encoded by the coding sequence ATGGAATGGATGGATGCGACAGCTCAGGCTCAGGCTGTCAATGGTGGACAGGTTTCGGCCAAGGAACTGGTCCAAGAGGCTATCGAGAAGATAGAGGTGCTAAATCCGCAGTTTAATGCGGTGGTCTACACCCAGTATGACCAGGCTCTAGCTGAGGCAGAAGAGCAAGATTTTTTGGGTAAACCTTTTGCTGGGGTTCCTTTGCTGTTAAAGGATTTAGGGCAAAATGAAAAGGGGCATCCCTCTTCAGCGGGTTCTAGATTGTTTCAGGGTTATTCGGTCGGCCATACGGATAGTTATGTGCAAGCTCTCAAGGACCTGGGTTTTATTATTCTGGGTCGGACCAATACTCCGGAGTTTGGCTTTAAAAATATCTCGGATGCTCTGGTCCATGGTCCGGTCAATCTCCCATCAGATGTCAAGCGCAATGCTGGCGGTTCAAGCGGAGGAGCAGCTGCAGCCATGGCTTCTGGAATGGTTAGCATTGCGGCAGCATCGGACGGTGGTGGTTCCATTCGGATTCCCGCGTCTTTCAATAGTTTGATTGGTCTCAAGCCCAGTCGTGGGCGCATTCCTGTCGGTCCCAAGTCTTTCCGAGGTTGGCAGGGGGCTTCTAGCAACTTTGCCTTGACCAAGTCCGTGCGGGACACCAAGCGGCTGCTTTATCATTTTCAAACCTATCAGGTTGAGGCGCCTTTTCCCTTGGCAACCCTGTCGGAAGAGTCGATTTTCAGCTCTCTTAATTGCCCTTTGAAAATTGCTTTTACCAGTCAATCCCCTATTGGTAGCAAGGTTAGTCTGGAAGCGCAGACGGCGGTTCTTCAGCTGGTCGACCACCTTCTAGGGATGGGTCATCAAGTGGAGGAATTACAGCGACAGCCCTTGGACGGGAGTGAAGTGATGCAGTCCTATTATATTATGAATAGCGTAGAGACTGCTCAGATGTTTGATGAAATTGAAGCGGCTTTTGGACGCCCAATGACTCTAGATGACATGGAGCCCATGACCTGGGCCATTTATCAGAGCGGTCAAACCATACCGGCCAAGCTTTATTCTAAGGTTTTACAGGATTGGGACCGCTACAGTGCCATCATGCAGGAATTTCACCAGACCTACGACATTCTCCTGACTCCCACGGTGGCAGATGTGGCTCCTCTTCATGGTCAATTTCAGCCGTCTGTTGATTTAGAAACTCGCCTCAAGCAGACACAGGAATATTCAATGGCTGCTCAGCAGGACTTGATCTGGGAGATGTTTGCGGACAGTCTCGCTCTTACTCCCTTTACGCAACAGGCCAATATTACAGGCCAACCATCCATTAGCTTGCCGACGCATGTTACCAAAGAAGGCCTACCGATAGGGGTCCAATTGACAGCAGCTAAGGGCCGAGAAGATATCCTTTTACAGCTAGCGCAGGACTTGGAAGATGCTCATTTGTTTAGAATGTAA